From a region of the Bdellovibrio bacteriovorus genome:
- a CDS encoding alpha/beta hydrolase produces MEISLAKKLQVAGLRAGSWIFPKLAAQGALDLFLTPQRVPRPASEQELYASSKKYVLGGGIAAYEWGPEKGPLVVLVHGWSGRGTQMAAFAPALTEAGYRVVALDGPAHGASEGTQTNVGDYSQFLVNVQKELGDFEAVIAHSFGAGCSVLAVAKGLRAEKLVLVAGPAHYEKVVNNYFKFVQISPAAEKHFINMLSEKVGLSPKEMNVGVIGSKLRVKALIVHDRDDKEVRYAAAEEIQSVWPQTQILATEGLGHRRILKDTKVIDQVVRFIQK; encoded by the coding sequence ATGGAAATCTCTCTTGCGAAGAAGTTACAAGTAGCGGGGCTTCGTGCGGGTTCTTGGATTTTTCCTAAACTTGCCGCTCAAGGAGCGTTGGATCTTTTTCTAACGCCTCAGCGAGTGCCTCGTCCTGCATCGGAGCAGGAGTTGTATGCTTCTTCAAAAAAATATGTTTTAGGTGGCGGCATCGCCGCATATGAGTGGGGGCCTGAAAAGGGCCCTCTTGTTGTTTTGGTGCATGGATGGAGCGGTCGTGGAACCCAAATGGCGGCATTTGCTCCGGCGCTCACAGAGGCTGGATACCGCGTTGTTGCTTTGGATGGACCGGCGCACGGAGCTTCCGAAGGAACGCAGACCAATGTCGGCGACTATTCTCAGTTTCTGGTGAACGTGCAAAAGGAGCTGGGAGATTTCGAAGCGGTGATAGCTCACTCCTTCGGGGCCGGATGCTCGGTGCTGGCGGTTGCCAAAGGTCTTCGTGCTGAAAAGTTGGTTTTAGTAGCGGGACCTGCTCATTATGAAAAAGTCGTGAACAACTATTTTAAGTTTGTGCAAATCAGCCCCGCCGCAGAAAAACATTTTATAAATATGCTGTCTGAGAAAGTCGGGCTTTCTCCAAAAGAAATGAATGTGGGTGTGATCGGTAGTAAATTGCGCGTGAAAGCTTTGATTGTGCATGATCGCGACGATAAAGAAGTTCGTTATGCTGCCGCTGAAGAAATTCAAAGCGTGTGGCCGCAAACCCAGATTCTTGCTACAGAAGGTTTAGGTCATCGCCGCATTCTTAAAGACACAAAAGTGATCGACCAAGTTGTGCGCTTCATTCAGAAATAA
- a CDS encoding YebC/PmpR family DNA-binding transcriptional regulator — translation MGKSWKNAGKVEKAQQKGQIFTKLAREIAVAAKAGGPDPAANSRLRLAIDAAKKVSCPNDTIERAIKKGAGLLDDGKVIEEITYEGYGPHGVGVIVECQTDNKHRTAPDMRHAFKSHEGNMGEVGSVAWMFDRVGLIEGEKAGTFDPDEEAIEAGANEVSKNDDGSYEFYTNADDLDSVRDALVKRGWKVTTAELSFKAKNITELNDAQRKDVEEFLNYLDDMDDTHRVHATV, via the coding sequence ATGGGAAAATCGTGGAAAAATGCGGGTAAGGTAGAGAAAGCCCAACAAAAGGGACAAATCTTCACAAAATTAGCTAGAGAGATCGCCGTTGCAGCAAAAGCAGGCGGCCCTGACCCCGCAGCCAACTCCCGTCTTCGTCTTGCCATTGATGCCGCAAAAAAAGTGTCTTGCCCCAATGATACGATCGAACGCGCGATCAAAAAAGGTGCAGGCCTTTTAGACGATGGAAAAGTGATTGAAGAAATCACTTACGAAGGCTACGGCCCTCATGGTGTTGGCGTTATCGTCGAATGCCAAACCGACAACAAACACAGAACAGCTCCGGACATGCGCCATGCCTTTAAATCTCATGAAGGCAACATGGGAGAGGTCGGCTCTGTGGCTTGGATGTTTGATCGCGTAGGACTTATTGAAGGTGAAAAAGCCGGCACTTTCGATCCGGATGAAGAAGCGATTGAGGCTGGCGCTAACGAAGTCAGCAAAAACGATGATGGCTCTTATGAGTTTTACACAAATGCAGATGACTTAGACTCTGTTCGTGATGCTTTGGTAAAACGCGGATGGAAAGTGACGACAGCGGAGCTTTCATTCAAGGCAAAAAACATCACAGAACTTAATGATGCTCAAAGAAAAGACGTTGAAGAGTTTTTAAACTATCTTGACGACATGGATGATACTCACCGCGTTCACGCGACGGTGTAA
- a CDS encoding ferritin-like domain-containing protein codes for MFSFSTPDIWEKIANIQNSCEEALKLSSPGVVPEDPARDVLTLHPKLHPPKKGFSTVEGQARMLHDLASIELQAMELGLRTLVEFPDAPQGFREELLAVTVSEAEHLRMCLEGIESLGHKWGDWPVHLALWRAVSVEDSLLDRILIVHRYLEGSGLDAGDTLIRRLEGTAGKQTIQKIVKQINFEEIGHVDFGSRWYREICKENKIDPNADFPERMDSLRLRLPKRIEPLNHDLRKKAGFTEEEIAYYETLRLDFLKPSK; via the coding sequence ATGTTCAGTTTTTCCACCCCGGATATCTGGGAAAAGATCGCAAATATCCAAAATTCTTGTGAAGAGGCCTTAAAGCTCTCTTCACCTGGCGTTGTTCCCGAAGATCCGGCACGGGATGTCCTCACTTTGCACCCCAAGCTTCATCCCCCTAAGAAAGGCTTTTCCACAGTGGAAGGGCAAGCCCGCATGCTTCATGATTTGGCGAGCATTGAATTGCAAGCCATGGAGCTAGGACTTCGCACGTTGGTGGAATTTCCGGACGCCCCTCAAGGCTTTCGTGAAGAACTGTTGGCTGTCACAGTTTCTGAGGCGGAACACCTAAGAATGTGCTTAGAGGGTATCGAATCATTAGGACATAAATGGGGCGACTGGCCGGTGCATTTGGCGTTGTGGCGAGCGGTGAGTGTGGAAGACAGTCTTTTAGATCGCATCCTGATCGTGCATCGCTATCTTGAAGGCAGTGGCCTGGATGCCGGGGACACCTTGATTCGTCGTCTGGAAGGAACTGCAGGAAAACAGACGATTCAAAAAATTGTGAAGCAAATCAATTTTGAAGAAATTGGTCACGTGGATTTTGGATCTCGATGGTATCGCGAAATATGTAAAGAAAATAAGATCGATCCGAATGCGGACTTTCCAGAACGCATGGATTCTTTAAGACTTCGTTTGCCTAAGCGTATTGAACCGTTGAATCATGATTTAAGAAAGAAAGCAGGGTTTACGGAAGAAGAAATCGCTTATTACGAAACCCTTCGTCTGGATTTCTTAAAGCCTTCAAAGTAA
- a CDS encoding lipid A deacylase LpxR family protein encodes MKALIRISAAFILCFSLLSLESKAEVQSANLPQAAKPYGESFSVYIENDTRRLGGPNADSDYTSGVRFSYQYAEDREPFWVPPLIGWSDRFKYEREKSTTNFGISIAQQIFTPDDTDTSELIVNDRPYAAWLYVALSANLKTPSHSHNLELDIGLVGPGALGEQAQNGFHEIIDVPTANGWDNQLSTEPTLQLNYNQKIRFYELETEAGRTFDFIPSAGLSLGNVLIAAHVGALVRAGIRLPDDFGASSLSSVDGEPLLNLKVAKKNIPWRLYGFAGIRGNAVAHNIFLDGNSIHDSHHVTKYPFNAETEFGYAFQISHWSYSWRFVTVSPEFEEKSEFKSYASISISYIRPWE; translated from the coding sequence ATGAAAGCCTTGATTAGAATTTCTGCGGCCTTCATCTTGTGCTTTTCACTACTAAGCCTTGAAAGCAAGGCGGAAGTTCAATCTGCAAATCTTCCGCAAGCCGCAAAACCCTATGGGGAATCCTTTTCAGTCTATATCGAAAATGATACGCGCCGCTTGGGCGGACCGAATGCCGACAGTGACTACACCAGTGGTGTGCGCTTTTCTTATCAGTACGCCGAAGATCGGGAACCTTTCTGGGTTCCACCATTGATCGGTTGGTCGGATCGCTTTAAATATGAACGCGAAAAATCGACGACAAATTTCGGGATCTCTATTGCTCAGCAAATCTTTACTCCTGATGACACCGACACATCTGAATTAATTGTCAACGACCGCCCGTATGCGGCCTGGCTTTATGTGGCTCTTTCCGCGAATTTGAAAACTCCTTCACACAGTCACAATCTGGAACTGGATATCGGGCTTGTAGGACCCGGGGCTTTAGGAGAACAAGCGCAAAACGGATTTCATGAAATCATCGATGTCCCCACCGCGAATGGGTGGGATAATCAACTTTCGACAGAACCGACTTTGCAACTGAACTACAACCAAAAGATCCGTTTTTACGAATTAGAAACTGAGGCTGGAAGAACTTTTGACTTTATTCCTTCCGCAGGACTTTCTTTAGGCAACGTTCTTATCGCCGCCCATGTCGGGGCTCTTGTTCGCGCCGGCATTCGCCTTCCCGACGACTTCGGCGCCTCCAGTTTATCGTCGGTTGATGGAGAACCCTTGTTGAATTTGAAAGTCGCTAAGAAAAACATTCCTTGGCGACTTTATGGTTTTGCGGGTATTCGCGGAAATGCCGTGGCTCACAATATTTTCCTTGATGGAAACTCCATTCACGACAGCCATCACGTGACCAAGTATCCGTTTAATGCTGAAACAGAGTTTGGCTATGCTTTTCAAATTTCTCACTGGAGTTACTCGTGGAGATTTGTGACAGTGTCGCCTGAGTTTGAAGAAAAAAGCGAATTTAAAAGTTACGCTTCCATTTCAATTTCATATATTCGGCCTTGGGAATAG
- a CDS encoding pseudouridine synthase produces MSEEKVRLSKLMAERGICSRREADEYIAKGLVLVDGVKVDQLGTKVDPKVKITLEAQALKQQKRLATIILNKPIGWVSAQPEPPYQPAIKLITPENQFGDSKQRLRKEHFEGLAVAGRLDIDSQGLLLFTQDGRIAKKIIAEETKLEKEYIVRVEGKLPADKLKLLNHGLSLDGKALKPAKVEWVNEDQLRFILREGKKRQIRRMCELVGLRVTGLKRVRIGSLVLGKLPEGKWRFLEEDESLD; encoded by the coding sequence ATGAGTGAAGAAAAAGTAAGATTGTCAAAATTAATGGCGGAACGAGGCATTTGTTCTCGACGTGAAGCAGATGAATACATCGCCAAGGGCCTGGTTCTTGTTGATGGAGTTAAAGTCGATCAGTTGGGAACGAAGGTTGACCCTAAAGTTAAAATCACTTTGGAAGCGCAGGCCTTAAAACAACAAAAACGCCTCGCTACGATCATTCTGAATAAACCCATTGGTTGGGTCAGCGCACAACCTGAACCACCCTACCAACCTGCGATTAAATTGATCACACCCGAAAATCAATTTGGTGATTCTAAACAACGTTTGCGCAAAGAGCATTTTGAAGGTCTTGCCGTTGCGGGACGCCTGGATATTGATTCACAAGGCCTATTGCTTTTCACCCAAGATGGACGTATCGCTAAAAAAATCATCGCGGAAGAAACCAAGCTTGAAAAAGAATACATCGTTCGCGTTGAAGGCAAGCTTCCGGCGGATAAATTAAAACTATTAAACCACGGCCTTTCTTTAGACGGTAAAGCCCTCAAACCCGCGAAGGTTGAATGGGTCAATGAAGATCAGCTGCGCTTTATTTTGCGCGAAGGTAAAAAACGTCAGATCCGTCGCATGTGCGAACTTGTCGGCTTAAGAGTCACAGGTCTTAAACGTGTGCGCATCGGAAGCTTGGTTTTAGGAAAGCTGCCTGAAGGTAAGTGGCGCTTCTTAGAAGAGGATGAAAGCCTTGATTAG
- a CDS encoding 6-carboxytetrahydropterin synthase yields the protein MILVLKSPFSSAHFYHQPLWSKEENSKAFGRCFTEYGHGHNYTLEVGFHIQDANLAEQKHALQALLKSLTDVLDHEHLNFVIPEFKEKIPTTENIALYFLEKLKEHGRAKDVSFLRLYEMDNLWTEIRQ from the coding sequence ATGATTCTTGTATTAAAAAGCCCTTTTAGCAGCGCGCATTTTTATCACCAGCCTTTGTGGTCGAAGGAAGAAAACTCAAAGGCTTTTGGTCGTTGCTTTACCGAATATGGCCACGGTCATAATTATACTTTGGAAGTGGGCTTTCACATCCAAGACGCCAACCTCGCTGAACAAAAGCATGCGCTGCAAGCTCTGCTAAAGTCACTGACGGATGTTTTAGATCACGAGCACTTAAATTTTGTGATCCCTGAATTTAAAGAAAAAATCCCCACGACAGAAAATATTGCTCTGTATTTTCTTGAGAAACTTAAAGAGCATGGACGCGCAAAAGATGTTTCGTTTTTGCGCTTGTATGAAATGGATAATTTGTGGACGGAGATCCGCCAATGA
- a CDS encoding SDR family NAD(P)-dependent oxidoreductase, whose protein sequence is MKKAALITGASSGIGAATAIEFSRNGYFIYLMGRNKERLQDVALKCRSGASIVSCDMTDEAALQKRLNEVLNAKIHRVEVLVNNAGIFETHNFTESTDELWKRQMEMNFFVPVRVARAFFPYFKELGGGSIVNVSSTLGLRPTVNTGAYSASKAALINWTQSLALEGGAHNIRVNAVCPGIVDTPIHSFHSLEESAKKQALEKMKPLQPLGRIGTSEDIARTIYFLGSEQSSWTTGAVMAVDGGINLS, encoded by the coding sequence ATGAAAAAGGCAGCACTCATCACTGGAGCCAGCAGCGGCATCGGCGCCGCCACCGCCATCGAATTCTCTCGTAACGGTTATTTCATATATTTGATGGGTCGAAACAAAGAGCGACTGCAAGACGTCGCATTGAAGTGTCGCAGCGGAGCTTCGATTGTGTCTTGTGATATGACCGATGAAGCGGCTTTGCAAAAGCGTCTGAATGAAGTGTTGAATGCGAAAATTCATCGCGTGGAAGTGCTAGTGAATAATGCCGGTATTTTTGAAACTCATAATTTTACCGAAAGCACTGATGAACTTTGGAAGCGTCAGATGGAAATGAATTTTTTCGTCCCCGTTCGTGTGGCTCGCGCCTTCTTCCCCTACTTTAAAGAACTGGGCGGAGGAAGCATTGTGAATGTCTCTTCCACCTTGGGTCTTCGTCCCACTGTCAATACAGGCGCTTATTCCGCTAGCAAGGCAGCTTTGATTAATTGGACACAAAGCCTCGCCCTTGAAGGGGGAGCTCACAATATCCGCGTCAACGCCGTGTGCCCGGGTATTGTCGACACCCCTATTCATAGCTTTCATTCTTTAGAAGAAAGCGCGAAAAAACAGGCTTTAGAAAAAATGAAGCCCCTGCAACCCCTAGGACGTATTGGCACGTCCGAAGATATCGCAAGAACCATTTACTTCTTAGGTTCTGAACAATCCAGTTGGACGACAGGAGCAGTGATGGCGGTTGATGGAGGCATCAATCTTTCATGA
- a CDS encoding EAL domain-containing protein: protein MNSATQSVDIHKDQIIFNEGDAGDCAYIIEKGRVLIYLSKDKEDIPLTILGEGEIFGEMALIDNQNRSASVRALEDVRLAIVTKQQVLERVSTADKVVQLLMRVLLKRLRRKNINTPGGTKISDVEFDNSGAGDDGTQTALDQIKLENQIFQAFQNKEFELFYQPIVNLKTKQINGCEALLRWNSPQHGLVSPNLFIDVIENSSMVIPIGHWIINQALKDLRTIQDQLRLNKKDKMADDFMMSINISGRQFTHSDFVNNLEDLREKHDLQPKNIKLEMTERIMMDGAIALDALKQCHDQGYAISIDDFGTGFSSLQYLTQMPISFLKIDRCFVMKVLNDPKSKAVVSSIIHLAHAMDIEIIAEGIENNEESLVLETLGARFGQGYLFSKPVDLGRFLKLI, encoded by the coding sequence ATGAATTCAGCAACTCAGTCCGTCGATATACATAAGGATCAGATCATATTTAACGAAGGTGATGCAGGAGACTGCGCCTACATCATCGAAAAAGGCCGAGTGCTGATTTATCTTAGCAAAGACAAAGAAGACATCCCTTTAACTATTTTAGGTGAAGGTGAAATCTTTGGTGAGATGGCCCTGATCGACAATCAAAACCGCTCGGCTTCCGTGCGTGCTCTAGAAGATGTGCGCCTAGCTATCGTCACAAAACAACAAGTTTTAGAACGTGTCTCTACAGCGGATAAAGTTGTCCAACTTCTGATGCGCGTTTTGTTGAAACGCCTTCGTCGTAAAAATATCAACACCCCAGGAGGAACAAAGATCTCTGACGTGGAGTTTGATAATTCAGGAGCTGGTGATGACGGGACTCAGACGGCATTAGACCAAATCAAACTTGAAAATCAAATTTTCCAGGCATTTCAAAACAAAGAATTTGAACTTTTCTATCAGCCCATTGTGAATTTAAAAACGAAACAAATCAATGGGTGCGAGGCGCTACTTCGTTGGAACAGTCCTCAGCATGGACTTGTTTCACCGAATCTATTCATCGATGTCATTGAAAATTCTTCGATGGTAATCCCGATTGGCCACTGGATCATCAATCAGGCTTTAAAAGATCTGCGCACCATCCAAGACCAGCTTCGTCTGAATAAAAAAGACAAGATGGCAGATGACTTCATGATGAGTATTAATATTTCAGGCCGCCAGTTCACACACTCTGATTTCGTGAACAACCTTGAAGACTTGCGCGAAAAACATGATCTTCAGCCTAAGAACATCAAACTTGAAATGACTGAAAGAATTATGATGGATGGAGCCATTGCCCTGGATGCACTGAAGCAGTGCCATGATCAGGGTTACGCGATTTCCATTGATGACTTCGGAACAGGCTTTTCAAGCTTGCAGTATCTTACGCAAATGCCTATCAGCTTTCTAAAGATCGACCGCTGTTTTGTGATGAAGGTTCTAAACGACCCTAAATCTAAAGCTGTCGTTAGTTCGATCATTCACTTGGCTCACGCCATGGATATCGAGATCATTGCTGAAGGCATTGAAAACAATGAAGAGTCCCTGGTTCTAGAGACCTTAGGGGCTCGTTTCGGCCAAGGATATTTGTTCTCAAAGCCCGTGGACCTAGGACGCTTCCTAAAATTAATCTAA
- a CDS encoding peptide ABC transporter substrate-binding protein, producing MNYFLVFLLLLSAPSFAAEKVFRLHLATEPGGLDPNKQRTSSSSYVLGNLYRNIFSYDDQKGLVPDLGTGCKRDKKRTTLTCNLKKDLQWSDGSPLTSDDFLRTYIKILTSKNAIPRADLLFKIKNAESFYKGELDAKKLGVSTPDKHTLKFEFTNPDPDFEYNLSNLLLAPTKEDLTAYSGPYKLKEWKKGQKLVLEPNRLYKLGHVQRPVVEFLFIEEDTVALQLYEKNELQFLRRLPTLFIPTYKNRKDFYWYPVTRLDYLGFGPELSGDENTRKAFTYSLNYSELQKIFSSEGKPGCIGLPDSWFPEKAPCFDYDPSKIPKIKNSKTYTLMFSALGGEDHKRATEWLQNQWSKNAQLKTHLEVKENKVFLQVLQHNPPALFRKGVSPDRPTCLSALETFAPWSPENYLRIKSAEYEKILSSLSQAQKPAEQKKWCLAGADYLMKNHLMIPLGAIHFSVLVKPEFKGWKLNQMNQLDLSDLH from the coding sequence ATGAACTACTTCTTGGTCTTTCTTCTTCTTTTGAGCGCCCCCTCTTTCGCCGCCGAAAAAGTTTTTCGACTGCACTTAGCTACCGAGCCGGGGGGCCTTGACCCCAACAAGCAGCGCACTTCCTCTTCGAGTTACGTTTTGGGAAATCTGTATCGCAATATCTTTTCTTACGATGATCAGAAAGGTCTTGTTCCAGATTTGGGTACAGGCTGTAAACGCGATAAAAAACGAACGACCCTTACCTGCAATCTGAAAAAAGATTTGCAGTGGAGTGACGGCTCTCCACTGACGTCCGATGATTTTTTAAGAACCTATATTAAAATTCTGACTTCTAAAAATGCAATCCCCCGCGCAGACCTGCTTTTTAAAATCAAGAATGCCGAATCCTTTTACAAAGGAGAACTCGACGCGAAGAAGTTGGGAGTGAGCACTCCGGACAAGCACACTTTGAAATTTGAATTCACCAACCCCGACCCAGACTTTGAATACAATCTTTCAAACCTCTTACTGGCGCCGACAAAAGAAGATCTGACGGCCTACTCCGGCCCTTACAAACTCAAAGAATGGAAAAAGGGGCAAAAGCTCGTTCTTGAACCCAACCGACTTTACAAATTAGGACATGTCCAGCGTCCGGTCGTGGAATTTCTTTTTATCGAAGAAGACACCGTGGCTTTGCAGCTTTACGAAAAGAATGAGTTGCAGTTCTTACGTCGCCTTCCCACGCTTTTCATCCCGACTTATAAAAACCGTAAAGACTTTTACTGGTACCCGGTCACCCGTCTTGACTACTTGGGATTTGGCCCCGAGCTTTCCGGCGATGAAAACACACGCAAGGCTTTCACCTATTCTTTGAACTATTCAGAGTTACAGAAGATTTTCTCATCGGAAGGCAAGCCCGGCTGCATCGGACTTCCGGATTCCTGGTTCCCGGAAAAAGCTCCTTGCTTCGACTATGATCCTAGCAAGATCCCAAAGATCAAAAACTCGAAGACCTACACGCTGATGTTTTCAGCTTTAGGCGGCGAAGATCATAAGCGCGCCACAGAGTGGCTTCAGAATCAGTGGAGTAAAAACGCGCAGTTAAAAACACATCTCGAAGTTAAAGAGAACAAAGTGTTTCTGCAGGTGTTGCAACATAATCCACCAGCCCTCTTCAGAAAAGGCGTGTCTCCGGACCGACCCACTTGTTTGTCGGCGTTAGAAACTTTCGCTCCTTGGAGCCCTGAAAATTATCTGCGCATAAAGTCGGCCGAATACGAAAAGATTTTGTCCTCGCTTTCACAAGCGCAGAAACCCGCAGAACAGAAAAAATGGTGCCTTGCGGGGGCTGATTACCTGATGAAGAACCACTTGATGATTCCTCTAGGCGCGATCCACTTTTCAGTGCTGGTAAAACCGGAATTTAAGGGGTGGAAGCTCAATCAAATGAATCAGCTGGACTTGTCTGACCTTCATTGA
- a CDS encoding acyl-CoA dehydrogenase produces MSDVTNARPALTMLSEDEAAFRDAVRAFAESEIKPHVTHMDEKAEMDPAIVKKLFEMGLMGIETPEKFGGAGSTFTMACLAVEEIGRVDGSVSVLVDVQNTLTTNAFLKWGTPAQQEKYLSKMATDWVGAYALSESSSGSDAFALKLKAEDKGDKWVLNGSKLWITNGKEANVFIVFANIDMAKGYKGITAFIVEKSFPGFKVGKKEDKLGIRASSTCELLFENCEVPKENVLGEVGKGYKIAIETLNEGRIGIGAQMIGIAQGAYEAALGYVKGREQFGKPIAHFQGVQFQLAEMRTELEAARLMVYNAARLKDAGQDFIEAAAMAKLYASRAAEKITSKAIDLFGGNGFTKEYPVEKFWRDAKIGQIYEGTTNMQLQTIAKMELDK; encoded by the coding sequence ATGTCTGACGTAACTAATGCTCGTCCCGCTTTGACGATGCTTTCTGAAGACGAAGCAGCGTTCAGAGACGCTGTAAGAGCTTTTGCTGAATCTGAAATCAAACCTCATGTGACACACATGGACGAAAAGGCAGAGATGGATCCTGCTATCGTTAAAAAACTTTTCGAAATGGGTTTGATGGGTATCGAAACACCAGAAAAATTCGGTGGCGCAGGCTCAACATTTACTATGGCTTGTTTGGCGGTTGAAGAGATCGGACGCGTTGACGGTTCTGTATCTGTTCTTGTCGACGTTCAAAATACTTTGACGACAAATGCATTCCTTAAATGGGGAACTCCCGCTCAACAAGAAAAATATTTAAGCAAAATGGCCACGGACTGGGTGGGCGCATACGCATTGTCTGAGTCTTCTTCTGGATCGGATGCTTTCGCATTGAAATTGAAGGCTGAAGACAAAGGTGACAAATGGGTTTTGAACGGTTCAAAACTTTGGATCACAAACGGTAAAGAAGCCAATGTGTTTATCGTGTTTGCGAACATTGATATGGCTAAAGGCTACAAAGGCATCACCGCTTTCATCGTTGAAAAATCTTTCCCAGGTTTCAAAGTCGGTAAAAAAGAAGACAAATTAGGTATTCGTGCGTCTTCAACTTGCGAACTTCTTTTTGAAAACTGCGAAGTACCTAAAGAGAATGTTTTAGGTGAAGTAGGCAAAGGTTATAAAATCGCGATTGAAACATTGAATGAAGGTCGTATCGGTATCGGCGCACAAATGATCGGTATCGCTCAAGGCGCTTACGAAGCCGCTCTTGGCTATGTAAAAGGCCGCGAGCAATTCGGTAAACCAATCGCTCACTTCCAAGGTGTTCAATTCCAACTAGCAGAAATGCGTACTGAACTCGAAGCCGCTCGCTTGATGGTTTACAACGCCGCTCGCTTAAAAGATGCAGGTCAAGACTTCATCGAAGCCGCAGCGATGGCAAAACTTTATGCTTCTCGTGCCGCTGAAAAGATCACATCTAAAGCTATCGACTTGTTCGGTGGTAACGGTTTCACGAAAGAATATCCGGTCGAGAAATTCTGGCGTGATGCTAAGATCGGTCAGATCTACGAAGGAACAACAAACATGCAATTGCAAACAATTGCAAAAATGGAACTAGACAAATAG
- a CDS encoding site-2 protease family protein, with protein MDFVEIGAKIGIYFIPFLFALCFHEYAHGWVARRRGDNTAEMMGRLTMNPIAHMDMIGTLVLPIISIVLATPIFFGWAKPVPVNERNLKNPRVDMFWIALAGPLSNILLAIVGSTLIAIVAKYFLGASYASGLIEILKTFIVTNLFLAFFNILPLHPLDGGKVLARFLPAQLNYKLEQNEHITSMILMALVLTGALRILAIPVFWSYNNLVGLALGGFGI; from the coding sequence ATGGATTTCGTCGAGATTGGCGCCAAGATTGGTATTTATTTTATCCCGTTCCTTTTTGCACTCTGTTTTCACGAGTATGCACACGGTTGGGTTGCGCGTCGTCGTGGTGACAACACGGCGGAAATGATGGGTCGTCTGACGATGAACCCGATTGCGCACATGGATATGATTGGAACTTTGGTGCTTCCGATTATTTCAATCGTTTTAGCGACGCCGATCTTTTTCGGTTGGGCAAAACCGGTTCCAGTCAACGAGCGGAATTTAAAAAATCCCCGCGTGGATATGTTCTGGATTGCATTGGCCGGTCCTCTTTCGAATATCCTTTTGGCGATTGTGGGTTCGACATTGATCGCGATCGTCGCGAAGTATTTCTTGGGGGCTTCGTATGCAAGTGGCCTTATCGAAATCTTAAAAACCTTTATCGTGACGAATCTTTTCCTGGCGTTCTTTAATATTCTTCCTTTACATCCGCTGGATGGAGGAAAAGTTTTGGCTCGTTTTCTTCCAGCTCAATTGAATTATAAGCTCGAGCAAAACGAACACATTACAAGCATGATTTTGATGGCTTTGGTTTTAACAGGAGCTTTGCGTATTCTCGCGATCCCTGTTTTCTGGAGCTATAACAATCTTGTCGGTCTTGCCTTAGGGGGCTTTGGTATATGA